Proteins encoded together in one Streptomyces roseifaciens window:
- a CDS encoding HTTM domain-containing protein codes for MDWLVRAPRRSRQVAVVRIGVAAAWLVSLVCEWPVREGIYGPDGPWAWPMAGEVIRSLHSFSLLSLTPGPGFSLCVHLVAAAAAVQLLLGWHTRTAAVFFLLGVLSLQNYAWPLGYGADTAVRLTALYLVAVRSGRAWSLDAYLAGRGRKSPGVAGVVLWVVLGGLLAAGAAGPGAGRLRLQIALWLVWAGQAWAWWVRRRPDAGGARGLEALANAVHNAVVVVMMCQVVVLYYTAGMSKLAEATWRQGTAVYYALHVTTSPWPSLTALICSSSVLVAALTWGTVVLQVSFPFALLHPRTKNWALIATFFEHCGIALLMALWYFSLAVLAADAIWLPTGPLRRLGGRLRTQRERASAYVREAHADAAPVSSPRPPGALTPPRRKA; via the coding sequence ATGGACTGGTTGGTCCGGGCGCCCCGGCGCAGTCGGCAGGTGGCCGTGGTGCGGATCGGGGTCGCGGCGGCGTGGCTGGTGTCGCTGGTTTGCGAGTGGCCGGTGCGCGAAGGGATCTACGGGCCGGACGGGCCGTGGGCGTGGCCGATGGCCGGCGAGGTCATCCGCAGCCTGCATTCCTTCAGTCTGCTCTCGCTGACCCCGGGTCCCGGTTTCAGCCTGTGCGTCCATCTCGTGGCGGCTGCCGCAGCGGTGCAGCTGCTGCTCGGCTGGCACACCCGCACCGCTGCGGTGTTCTTCCTCCTCGGGGTGCTGTCGCTGCAGAACTACGCTTGGCCTCTCGGCTACGGCGCGGATACGGCCGTGCGGCTGACCGCTCTGTATCTGGTGGCGGTCCGCAGTGGCCGTGCGTGGTCGCTGGACGCGTACCTGGCGGGCCGGGGAAGGAAGTCCCCGGGGGTGGCGGGCGTCGTGCTGTGGGTGGTGCTGGGCGGGCTGCTGGCAGCTGGTGCGGCCGGTCCGGGAGCGGGCCGGCTCCGGCTGCAGATCGCGCTGTGGCTGGTGTGGGCCGGCCAGGCGTGGGCGTGGTGGGTGCGCCGCAGGCCGGACGCAGGCGGCGCGCGGGGGCTGGAGGCGCTGGCGAACGCCGTGCACAACGCTGTGGTCGTGGTGATGATGTGCCAGGTCGTCGTGCTGTATTACACGGCCGGGATGTCGAAGCTCGCCGAGGCCACCTGGCGCCAGGGAACCGCCGTCTACTACGCGCTGCACGTGACGACGTCGCCGTGGCCGTCCTTGACCGCGCTGATCTGCTCCAGCAGCGTGCTGGTGGCGGCACTGACCTGGGGCACGGTGGTGCTGCAGGTGTCGTTCCCGTTCGCGCTGCTCCACCCCCGCACCAAGAACTGGGCACTGATTGCCACTTTCTTCGAGCACTGCGGCATCGCCTTGCTGATGGCGTTGTGGTACTTCTCGCTGGCCGTTCTGGCCGCGGATGCCATCTGGCTGCCCACCGGGCCGCTCAGGCGCCTCGGAGGCCGCCTGCGCACCCAGCGCGAGCGTGCGTCGGCCTACGTGCGCGAAGCGCACGCCGATGCTGCACCGGTGTCCTCCCCGCGCCCCCCGGGCGCCCTGACACCACCGCGAAGGAAGGCCTGA